Proteins encoded by one window of Methylosinus sp. PW1:
- a CDS encoding aminotransferase class IV family protein, whose amino-acid sequence MSDQGEIPDRSEDFGLIETLLWTQDGGFLYLDEHIARLSASARALGFLHSDEAFLAALNDEVADPLDDRLRVRYALGRDGRFEASSLPIDAITPDTIWRVAIAEARFESDDPMLRHKTTRRELYERELAEAAMRCRADEVLFRNERDEICEGARTNVFLARDGALLTPPLSSGLLPGTLRAHLLASGKAREAVLRLEDFSGDAEFYFGNSVRGLVRAALIVEEKIVADETAEDEEP is encoded by the coding sequence ATGTCTGATCAAGGCGAAATTCCTGACCGGAGCGAAGACTTCGGCCTGATCGAAACGCTGCTGTGGACGCAGGACGGCGGCTTTCTCTATCTCGACGAGCATATCGCGCGGCTGTCCGCCTCGGCGCGCGCGCTCGGCTTTCTCCATAGCGACGAGGCCTTTCTCGCGGCGCTGAACGACGAGGTCGCCGATCCGCTCGATGATCGTCTGCGCGTGCGCTATGCGCTCGGCCGCGACGGCCGTTTCGAGGCCAGCTCGCTGCCGATCGACGCGATCACGCCGGACACGATCTGGCGCGTCGCCATCGCCGAGGCGCGCTTCGAATCCGATGATCCGATGCTGCGCCACAAGACGACGCGGCGCGAGCTCTATGAGCGCGAGCTGGCCGAAGCGGCGATGCGCTGCCGCGCCGATGAAGTGCTGTTCCGCAATGAGCGCGACGAGATTTGCGAGGGCGCGCGCACCAATGTGTTTCTCGCGCGAGACGGCGCGCTGCTGACGCCGCCGCTCTCCAGCGGACTGCTGCCGGGAACATTGCGCGCGCATCTTCTCGCCAGCGGCAAGGCGCGCGAGGCCGTGCTGCGGCTCGAGGATTTTTCCGGCGACGCCGAATTTTATTTCGGCAATTCCGTGCGCGGGCTAGTGCGCGCGGCGTTGATCGTCGAGGAAAAGATCGTCGCGGACGAGACCGCCGAGGACGAGGAGCCGTGA
- a CDS encoding aminodeoxychorismate synthase component I, whose translation MFHIAELRGREPFDPNKAPDGPFVVFEDGRNGAALLFDEPEEIIRADTAAEVPAAFARMEAATRRGLFLAGYAGYELGYALEAKFASGPLPQARTPLLLFGAFRAPRQYEWRNAASLATETAPVEVALTPAWSLAEYTERFDACREFIYAGDVYQINLTFPMHGRYEGEATALYRALRKRQPVAYGGVVALGAERIVSLSPEVFFDACEGVIRARPMKGTARRGFLPTEDMARAALLTQDEKSRAENLMIVDLLRNDLSRLSEVGSVRVTDLFTVETYPTLHQMTSGIEAKLREGVTLADLFAGLFPCGSVTGAPKIRAMEIIRDLECAPRGVYCGSLGLIAPDGAIRFNVAIRTLTVFPDGELVCNVGSAVVADSRAREEYEECLIKAKFLTGAKTSA comes from the coding sequence ATGTTCCATATCGCCGAGCTTCGCGGGCGCGAGCCTTTCGACCCCAATAAGGCGCCCGATGGCCCCTTCGTCGTCTTCGAGGACGGACGAAACGGCGCCGCTTTGCTCTTCGACGAGCCGGAGGAGATCATCCGCGCCGATACGGCGGCGGAGGTTCCGGCGGCTTTCGCGCGCATGGAGGCGGCGACTCGGCGCGGGCTCTTTCTCGCGGGCTACGCCGGCTATGAGCTGGGCTATGCGCTGGAGGCGAAATTCGCGAGCGGCCCCCTGCCCCAGGCGCGCACGCCGCTGCTGCTCTTCGGCGCCTTTCGCGCGCCGCGCCAATATGAGTGGCGCAACGCCGCCTCGCTGGCGACCGAGACTGCGCCGGTCGAGGTCGCGCTGACCCCCGCCTGGAGCCTCGCCGAATATACCGAGCGCTTCGACGCCTGCCGCGAGTTCATCTATGCGGGCGACGTCTATCAGATCAATCTGACCTTCCCCATGCATGGGCGCTATGAGGGCGAGGCGACGGCGCTCTATCGCGCGCTGCGCAAGCGCCAGCCGGTCGCCTATGGCGGCGTGGTGGCGCTCGGCGCGGAGAGAATCGTCTCGCTCTCGCCGGAGGTTTTCTTCGACGCCTGCGAAGGTGTTATCCGTGCGCGGCCGATGAAGGGAACCGCGCGCCGCGGCTTTCTGCCGACCGAGGATATGGCGCGCGCCGCGCTGCTGACGCAGGACGAGAAGTCCCGCGCCGAAAATTTGATGATCGTCGATCTGCTGCGCAACGATCTCTCGCGCCTCTCCGAGGTCGGCTCGGTGCGCGTGACCGATCTCTTCACCGTCGAGACCTATCCGACGCTGCATCAGATGACCTCCGGCATAGAGGCGAAGCTGCGCGAGGGCGTGACGCTCGCCGATCTCTTCGCGGGGCTGTTTCCCTGCGGCTCCGTGACCGGCGCGCCGAAGATTCGCGCCATGGAGATCATTCGCGATCTCGAATGCGCGCCCCGCGGCGTCTATTGCGGCTCGCTCGGCCTCATCGCGCCCGACGGGGCGATCCGTTTCAATGTGGCGATCCGCACGCTCACAGTTTTCCCCGATGGGGAGCTCGTCTGCAACGTCGGCTCTGCGGTCGTGGCCGATTCGCGGGCGCGCGAGGAATATGAGGAATGTCTGATCAAGGCGAAATTCCTGACCGGAGCGAAGACTTCGGCCTGA
- a CDS encoding DUF4160 domain-containing protein: protein MPTIRRFANCKIAIYADDHLPPHFHIEGRGFRALIEIETLEVRAGDIRRAAEALEWAAANRELLRAEWNRIIRRD, encoded by the coding sequence ATGCCGACGATCCGCCGTTTCGCCAATTGCAAGATAGCGATCTATGCGGACGATCATCTTCCGCCGCATTTCCATATCGAAGGGCGAGGCTTTCGAGCCTTGATCGAGATCGAGACTTTGGAGGTTCGGGCGGGCGACATTCGCAGAGCCGCTGAGGCGCTCGAATGGGCGGCTGCGAACCGAGAACTGCTGCGGGCCGAATGGAATCGCATCATTCGGAGGGATTGA
- a CDS encoding helix-turn-helix transcriptional regulator: MDDHGPNIRAIRAGDGRELLVTWKGGAESPVDVGAHIARYALLAPLRQDDAAFRAVSVGEWGWCAHWSDEMEIGSDTLWRLALEQGSARLRRWREAHGMTQAEAASALGVSPRMWRYYEAGEHLLPKTVRLACAGFDAKANAA; encoded by the coding sequence ATGGATGACCATGGCCCCAATATCCGCGCGATACGCGCGGGCGACGGCCGCGAGTTGCTGGTGACTTGGAAGGGCGGCGCCGAGAGCCCGGTGGATGTCGGCGCGCATATCGCGCGTTACGCTCTCCTCGCTCCCCTGCGCCAGGATGACGCCGCATTCCGCGCGGTGTCCGTCGGCGAATGGGGCTGGTGCGCCCATTGGAGCGACGAGATGGAAATCGGCTCCGATACGCTCTGGCGTCTGGCGCTGGAACAGGGGAGCGCGCGGCTTCGGCGCTGGCGCGAGGCGCATGGAATGACGCAAGCCGAAGCGGCGTCGGCCTTGGGCGTCAGCCCGCGCATGTGGCGCTATTACGAGGCAGGGGAGCATCTGCTGCCCAAAACCGTCCGTCTCGCTTGCGCCGGCTTCGACGCGAAGGCCAACGCGGCATGA